Proteins encoded within one genomic window of Onychostoma macrolepis isolate SWU-2019 chromosome 11, ASM1243209v1, whole genome shotgun sequence:
- the hp1bp3 gene encoding heterochromatin protein 1-binding protein 3 gives MPIRRSAAAPPKEDAPPAKAPEGDAPAEGSASVGEKEKEKEKDSAPAKPETTEEKKEVEEEEVTADGEEQSKDEGETPNEGEKSEEAAAEQGKSKKKKVKEVVAKIDKEDDKGKKVKKKIPAWATISANKMASTSLSQPKVEEIIIEAIESCKERSGASTITIVKYVMKKYPSVEMDKKTKNLYKRALKRMVEKGTVKQLKGKGFSGSFAIGKKPAGSAGTKETLGESLPLIITRLCEPKEASYILIKKYLEQHFPQLNVDSRPDVLKNCLQKSVEKGYLEQITGKGASGTFQLKKAGNKVLMGGGLLEDAIVAAITAMNEPKTCSITILRKFLVERQKEQNNYFVVSNLKRTLQKCKMMGWMEQISGHGLSGSYQLSYPYYPSPAVLFPEMMKKLKQKEEQKGKRKRGDDSDEESEEESEQESEEEESEEDEPPRRKRTQRANRTSASKARPNKRAKTVSRKPPASKRSVASAKKAPPPAKKPVSASKTASRKAPEPVKATPVKKAAPTSKPKTPVAKKMTSRGSKRPSPKAAKKEATESAVKAKPAARKSLRARK, from the exons ATGCCCATTCGCCGATCAGCTGCAGCCCCGCCCAAAGAGGATGCACCCCCTGCAAAAGCCCCTGAGGGAG ATGCTCCTGCCGAAGGGTCTGCATCTGTAGGTGAGAAGGAgaaggaaaaagagaaagattCAGCACCCGCTAAACCTGAAACCACagaggaaaagaaagaagttGAAGAGGAGGAGGTGACCGCTGATGGTGAGGAGCAGTCCAAAGATGAAGGAGAAACGCCTAATGAGGGTGAGAAATCTGAAGAAGCAGCAGCTGAACAAGGGAAGAGcaagaagaaaaaagtcaagGAAGTTGTAGCCAAAAT TGACAAGGAAGATGACAAAGGGAAAAAGGTGAAAAAGAAGATTCCTGCTTGGGCGACCATTTCCGCCAACAAAATGGCTTCAACCTCTCTTTCCCAGCCTAAAGTTGAAGAAATCATCATAGAAGCAATTGAG AGTTGCAAAGAGCGGAGTGGTGCCTCAACGATCACCATTGTGAAATATGTCATGAAGAAATATCCATCTGTGGAAATGGACAAAAAGACCAAAAACCTCTACAAGAGGGCTCTGAAGCGAATGGTTGAGAAGGGCACTGTCAAACAG CTGAAAGGCAAAGGCTTCTCTGGTAGTTTTGCCATTGGGAAG AAGCCAGCTGGGTCTGCCGGGACAAAAGAGACGCTGGGAGAGTCTCTGCCTCTGATCATCACCCGCCTCTGTGAACCCAAGGAGGCTTCCTACATCCTGATCAAGAAGTACCTGGAGCAACACTTCCCACAACTCAACGTGGATAGCAG GCCTGATGTGTTGAAGAACTGCCTGCAAAAATCTGTGGAAAAGGGCTACTTGGAGCAGATCACTGGCAAGGGAGCTTCTGGAACATTCCAG TTGAAGAAAGCTGGGAATAAAGTGCTTATGGGTGGCGGACTGCTGGAAGATGCCATAGTGGCCGCCATCACAGCCATGAATGAGCCCAAGACCTGCAGCATCACCATACTGCGCAAATTCCTGGTGGAGAGACAGAAGGAGCAGAACAACTATTTTGTCG TGTCAAACCTGAAGCGAACCTTGCAGAAGTGTAAAATGATGGGATGGATGGAGCAGATTTCTGGTCATGGACTCAGTGGGTCATACCAACTAAGCTATCCGTATTACCCGAG CCCAGCAGTTCTGTTTCCAGAAATGATGAAGAAACTTAAACAGAAGGAGGAACAGAAGGGTAAACGCAAGAGAGGTGACGATTCTGATGAAGAATCCGAAGAAGAGTCAGAGCAGGAATCTGAAGAGGAGGAATCCGAAGAGGATGAGCCTCCTCGAAGAAAGAG GACTCAGCGTGCAAACCGGACATCTGCGTCTAAGGCTCGTCCAAATAAAAGGGCTAAAACAGTCAGCAGAAAACCTCCTGCTTCAAAGAGATCAGTTGCGTCGGCCAAGAAAGCCCCTCCACCAGCCAAGAAACCAGTATCTGCGAGCAAAACCGCATCTAGAAAGGCACCAGAGCCTGTTAAAGCCACACCAGTCAAGAAAGCTGCCCCGACCAGTAAACCTAAAACACCAGTAGCCAAAAAGATGACAAGCAGGGGGTCCAAACGGCCGTCGCCCAAGGCAGCTAAGAAGGAGGCAACTGAATCAGCTGTGAAGGCTAAACCTGCCGCCCGCAAGTCACTCCGAGCCCGGAAATGA